In Neisseriaceae bacterium CLB008, one genomic interval encodes:
- a CDS encoding response regulator: MPQKPVHVLLVDDHALFRQGLSFLLTQVAEFTVVGMGTDGLEGVKLAKQCRPDVVLLDLDMPLMNGLEALAQMLNHQPSLPVLMLTISEDAADLQKCMALGAMGYVLKNVDTEFLIAAIHQAMAGERVVSQAISMKLLAPKLGAAPPAQQMDWASLTQREREVLGYIAKGISNKIIADQMSLSENTVKVHVQNILRKLNLRSRVQAAIAANQHEAHGG; this comes from the coding sequence ATGCCGCAAAAGCCTGTACACGTTTTATTGGTTGATGACCACGCCCTGTTTCGACAGGGGCTTAGCTTTTTGTTGACGCAGGTGGCCGAATTTACCGTGGTGGGGATGGGCACCGATGGCCTGGAAGGGGTGAAGCTGGCCAAGCAGTGCCGCCCTGATGTGGTGCTGCTGGATTTAGACATGCCATTGATGAATGGCTTAGAGGCGCTGGCGCAGATGTTGAATCATCAGCCTAGCTTGCCGGTGCTGATGCTGACCATTTCTGAAGATGCGGCCGATTTACAAAAATGCATGGCGCTGGGGGCTATGGGCTATGTGTTGAAAAACGTGGACACTGAGTTTTTGATCGCGGCCATCCATCAAGCCATGGCGGGTGAGCGAGTGGTGTCGCAGGCGATCAGCATGAAGCTTCTGGCGCCTAAACTAGGCGCCGCGCCGCCGGCCCAGCAGATGGATTGGGCGAGCCTGACGCAAAGGGAGCGTGAGGTACTGGGCTATATTGCCAAAGGCATCAGCAATAAAATCATTGCGGATCAGATGAGTCTGTCGGAAAACACGGTCAAAGTGCATGTGCAAAACATCCTCAGAAAGTTAAACCTACGCAGCCGCGTGCAGGCAGCGATCGCGGCCAACCAGCATGAGGCGCATGGGGGATGA
- a CDS encoding pirin family protein, which translates to MKQINAVYSAPQGHWVGDGFPVRSLFSYQTLGRQLSPFLLLDYAGPAEFTPTTQARGVGTHPHRGFETVTIVYQGAVAHEDSTGEGGEIGPGDVQWMTAGAGILHKEHHAQSFAQSGGTLQMVQLWVNLPAAHKMTPPRYQAIVSHDIPTVTLADKASTLRVIAGEFEGHQGPAQTFSPLNVWDMRLKAGQVHDFALTEGDSAALIVLEGSVLLNGHTLVRNADLALLSQDGQRFNLEATTDSLVLLLSGTPIDEPIAGYGPFVMNTEEEIQQAFSDMKSGRFGQLI; encoded by the coding sequence ATGAAACAAATCAATGCAGTTTACAGCGCACCCCAAGGTCACTGGGTGGGCGATGGTTTTCCCGTTCGCTCATTATTCTCTTACCAAACCCTAGGCCGCCAGCTCAGCCCATTTTTGCTGCTGGACTATGCCGGCCCAGCTGAATTTACCCCGACCACTCAGGCTCGTGGCGTCGGCACCCACCCTCACCGTGGTTTCGAAACCGTCACCATCGTGTACCAAGGCGCTGTGGCCCATGAAGATTCTACCGGCGAAGGCGGTGAAATTGGCCCAGGCGACGTACAGTGGATGACGGCCGGCGCGGGCATTTTACATAAAGAGCACCATGCCCAAAGCTTTGCCCAAAGCGGTGGCACCCTACAAATGGTGCAGCTATGGGTTAACCTACCGGCCGCCCATAAAATGACGCCGCCACGCTATCAAGCCATCGTCTCTCACGACATCCCCACCGTGACCTTGGCAGATAAGGCCAGCACGCTGAGGGTGATTGCCGGTGAGTTTGAAGGCCATCAGGGGCCAGCCCAAACCTTCAGCCCGTTGAATGTATGGGACATGCGTTTAAAAGCGGGTCAGGTGCATGACTTTGCCCTTACCGAAGGCGACAGCGCCGCCCTCATCGTCTTAGAAGGCAGCGTTTTACTCAACGGTCACACTTTGGTGAGAAACGCAGATTTGGCGCTATTGTCACAAGATGGCCAGCGGTTTAACCTAGAGGCCACGACCGATAGTCTGGTGTTGCTGCTCAGCGGCACGCCCATTGACGAACCGATTGCCGGCTACGGCCCCTTTGTGATGAACACGGAAGAAGAAATACAGCAAGCATTTAGCGACATGAAAAGCGGCCGCTTTGGCCAACTGATTTAA
- a CDS encoding YceI family protein: MLTLKKYALGLLFALPLAAQAAPWALDASHTRIGFTIDHMGYSTTYGQFKAHKGTVDYDPAKPAQTKINFTIDVNSLDSDWKARDEHLLNADFFNAAKFPTMTFVSSKYTPKGGNKATVEGNLTLLGVTKPVILDVTLNKHEVSPLTKLDTIGFKATTVIKRSQWGMTTFLPAVADEVYISIDAELNPAK, encoded by the coding sequence ATGTTGACGCTTAAAAAATACGCTCTTGGCCTCTTATTTGCCCTACCCTTGGCCGCTCAGGCCGCGCCATGGGCTTTAGACGCCTCCCACACCCGCATTGGCTTTACCATCGACCATATGGGCTATTCCACTACTTATGGCCAATTCAAAGCCCATAAAGGCACCGTTGATTATGACCCAGCCAAACCGGCCCAGACTAAAATCAACTTCACCATCGACGTGAACAGCCTAGACAGCGACTGGAAAGCCCGTGATGAACATTTGCTGAACGCCGACTTTTTTAATGCGGCTAAATTTCCAACCATGACGTTTGTGAGCAGCAAATACACCCCTAAAGGCGGCAACAAAGCCACCGTTGAAGGCAATTTGACCCTGCTGGGCGTGACCAAGCCGGTCATCCTAGACGTCACCCTCAACAAGCACGAAGTCAGCCCACTGACTAAGTTAGACACGATTGGCTTTAAAGCCACCACCGTGATCAAGCGCAGCCAATGGGGCATGACCACCTTCTTGCCGGCTGTTGCAGATGAGGTCTACATCAGTATTGATGCAGAACTCAATCCGGCTAAATAA